A part of Aegilops tauschii subsp. strangulata cultivar AL8/78 chromosome 2, Aet v6.0, whole genome shotgun sequence genomic DNA contains:
- the LOC109749952 gene encoding uncharacterized protein isoform X2 produces the protein MASTAKVTITLGRSGQVVKRRTISDIGNDDEVPVSGRKRPVRERLGNNVTDSDFYGNQQSNKRRQTESSSSQLGDDVRQIGSDDLRLKLMRKGLTQKSNSEAEQNGVDLREKLSRKSKKLQGYEARRGDPESRSSYDEGEIPESGSGYGSRGRVPESRASTLVSQVPSSRSGDGLFNLESSGKPYPSWTADGLRYTSPDKLPSARRDMTPPRSVRRVMSPPRAVRRGMSPPRSSRRGMSPPRSARRGMSPPRSARRGMSPPRSVQRGMSPPRSVQRGMSPPRTYDHTGSIPSLRPVGTTRSSSHITRDAADTLRTHQPYEGNTTISIDRVQQTNGITPSGRRPTSPMLKEVPSTVTGLLNSMGLEKYVVLFQAEEVDMAALSQMKDSDLKDMGVPMGPRKKILLAAAPYGKQRQR, from the exons atggCATCCACGGCGAAGGTCACCATCACCCTCGGCCGCAGCGGTCAG GTTGTCAAAAGGCGAACTATTTCTGATATTGGTAATGATGATGAAGTGCCAGTATCAGGAAGAAAGCGACCTGTCAGAGAGAGGTTAGGAAATAATGTGACTGATTCTGATTTTTATGGAAACCAGCAGAGTAACAAAAG ACGGCAAACAGAAAGCAGTAGCTCACAGCTTGGAGATGATG TTCGCCAGATTGGCAGTGATGATTTAAGGCTGAAGCTTATGAGGAAAGGCTTGACACAGAAGAGCAACAGTGAGGCAGAACAGAATGGAGTGGATCTCCGTGAAAAGCTTTCCAGGAAGTCGAAGAAACTCCAGGGATATGAGGCAAGAAGGGGTGATCCAGAATCAAGGTCTAGCTATGATGAGGGAGAAATCCCAGAATCAGGATCTGGATATGGTTCGAGGGGGAGAGTTCCAGAGTCAAGAGCCTCTACCCTTGTAAGCCAAGTGCCTTCTTCAAGGAGTGGAGATGGGTTGTTCAACTTGGAGTCTTCAGGAAAACCTTATCCCTCGTGGACCGCTGATGGTTTGAGGTATACGTCCCCAGACAAGCTTCCAAGTGCTCGAAGAGACATGACTCCCCCAAGAAGTGTTCGAAGAGTCATGTCTCCCCCCAGGGCTGTTCGGAGAGGCATGTCTCCCCCGAGAAGTTCTCGAAGAGGTATGTCTCCGCCAAGAAGCGCTCGAAGAGGCATGTCTCCGCCAAGAAGCGCTCGAagaggcatgtctcctccaagaAGTGTTCAAagaggcatgtctcctccaagaAGTGTTCAAAGAGGCATGTCTCCCCCAAGAACATATGATCATACGGGGTCCATTCCATCCCTTCGACCTGTTGGTACCACAAGATCTTCAAGTCATATCACAAGAGATGCTGCTGACACATTAAGAACCCATCAACCTTACGAAGGCAACACTACCATTTCGATCGATAGAGTACAACAAACTAATGGAATCACACCATCTGGACGCCGGCCTACATCCCCTATGCTG AAAGAAGTACCGTCGACAGTTACTGGATTACTGAATTCAATGGGACTTGAGAAGTATGTTGTTCTCTTTCAGGCTGAGGAG
- the LOC109749952 gene encoding uncharacterized protein isoform X1: protein MASTAKVTITLGRSGQVVKRRTISDIGNDDEVPVSGRKRPVRERLGNNVTDSDFYGNQQSNKRRQTESSSSQLGDDGLVRQIGSDDLRLKLMRKGLTQKSNSEAEQNGVDLREKLSRKSKKLQGYEARRGDPESRSSYDEGEIPESGSGYGSRGRVPESRASTLVSQVPSSRSGDGLFNLESSGKPYPSWTADGLRYTSPDKLPSARRDMTPPRSVRRVMSPPRAVRRGMSPPRSSRRGMSPPRSARRGMSPPRSARRGMSPPRSVQRGMSPPRSVQRGMSPPRTYDHTGSIPSLRPVGTTRSSSHITRDAADTLRTHQPYEGNTTISIDRVQQTNGITPSGRRPTSPMLKEVPSTVTGLLNSMGLEKYVVLFQAEEVDMAALSQMKDSDLKDMGVPMGPRKKILLAAAPYGKQRQR from the exons atggCATCCACGGCGAAGGTCACCATCACCCTCGGCCGCAGCGGTCAG GTTGTCAAAAGGCGAACTATTTCTGATATTGGTAATGATGATGAAGTGCCAGTATCAGGAAGAAAGCGACCTGTCAGAGAGAGGTTAGGAAATAATGTGACTGATTCTGATTTTTATGGAAACCAGCAGAGTAACAAAAG ACGGCAAACAGAAAGCAGTAGCTCACAGCTTGGAGATGATGGTTTGG TTCGCCAGATTGGCAGTGATGATTTAAGGCTGAAGCTTATGAGGAAAGGCTTGACACAGAAGAGCAACAGTGAGGCAGAACAGAATGGAGTGGATCTCCGTGAAAAGCTTTCCAGGAAGTCGAAGAAACTCCAGGGATATGAGGCAAGAAGGGGTGATCCAGAATCAAGGTCTAGCTATGATGAGGGAGAAATCCCAGAATCAGGATCTGGATATGGTTCGAGGGGGAGAGTTCCAGAGTCAAGAGCCTCTACCCTTGTAAGCCAAGTGCCTTCTTCAAGGAGTGGAGATGGGTTGTTCAACTTGGAGTCTTCAGGAAAACCTTATCCCTCGTGGACCGCTGATGGTTTGAGGTATACGTCCCCAGACAAGCTTCCAAGTGCTCGAAGAGACATGACTCCCCCAAGAAGTGTTCGAAGAGTCATGTCTCCCCCCAGGGCTGTTCGGAGAGGCATGTCTCCCCCGAGAAGTTCTCGAAGAGGTATGTCTCCGCCAAGAAGCGCTCGAAGAGGCATGTCTCCGCCAAGAAGCGCTCGAagaggcatgtctcctccaagaAGTGTTCAAagaggcatgtctcctccaagaAGTGTTCAAAGAGGCATGTCTCCCCCAAGAACATATGATCATACGGGGTCCATTCCATCCCTTCGACCTGTTGGTACCACAAGATCTTCAAGTCATATCACAAGAGATGCTGCTGACACATTAAGAACCCATCAACCTTACGAAGGCAACACTACCATTTCGATCGATAGAGTACAACAAACTAATGGAATCACACCATCTGGACGCCGGCCTACATCCCCTATGCTG AAAGAAGTACCGTCGACAGTTACTGGATTACTGAATTCAATGGGACTTGAGAAGTATGTTGTTCTCTTTCAGGCTGAGGAG